A stretch of the Tolypothrix sp. NIES-4075 genome encodes the following:
- a CDS encoding P-aminobenzoate N-oxygenase AurF, with translation MNTTLNELKQNTLLENPQVYRKLQINHTRNKQQDHTQLLDEAAAAFKYQDCKDVYWNPEEFSLLYGTPVWSQASPSQKIILNQLYWVAYYSQIISAEIATIFFNQTSAAGLYAQEDFRLVCDMLDLESAQERAHINAFQTVSNQVEAALFGKRIFSYTMRGPFNETMVFADTNTLKRWWKKLQLQTFGLLSSDNTFLACQYFTVRGVRTLNGKLVQHKLSNYYQKHPDQENAPIPAKISYYHFMDESFHFNSSTIISHDVISCLKPPTAFEKLVANLGLRGCQKDHYHFSAAINGIFWYDPALYSAIYQVLRSPIFSMNDIEAKEMMRLSFTQESEGLHRSYQTHTEAIESYKIYLDKLNYIWQSNKQMSLMASNSIPKYLETQTKAFSSSSFVVSAEAL, from the coding sequence ATGAACACAACACTCAACGAACTTAAACAAAACACACTTCTAGAGAATCCCCAAGTCTACCGCAAACTACAAATTAACCACACCCGCAACAAACAACAAGACCATACGCAACTGCTTGACGAAGCAGCTGCCGCATTTAAATATCAAGATTGCAAAGATGTCTATTGGAACCCAGAAGAATTTTCTTTACTTTACGGTACACCAGTATGGTCACAAGCAAGCCCAAGCCAAAAAATTATCTTAAATCAACTTTATTGGGTAGCTTATTATTCGCAAATTATCTCCGCCGAAATTGCGACAATCTTCTTTAATCAAACTAGCGCTGCCGGACTTTATGCCCAAGAAGATTTTCGTCTAGTTTGTGATATGCTCGACTTAGAATCTGCCCAAGAACGCGCTCATATAAACGCTTTTCAAACAGTTTCCAACCAAGTAGAAGCCGCATTATTTGGTAAACGCATCTTCTCCTATACAATGCGGGGACCATTTAACGAAACGATGGTTTTCGCTGACACCAACACCTTAAAACGTTGGTGGAAAAAGCTGCAATTACAGACCTTTGGACTTCTATCATCAGATAATACCTTCTTAGCTTGTCAATACTTCACCGTGCGGGGTGTGCGAACACTCAACGGCAAGTTAGTACAGCACAAATTAAGCAATTATTATCAGAAACATCCCGACCAAGAAAACGCTCCCATCCCTGCAAAGATATCTTATTATCACTTCATGGATGAAAGCTTTCATTTTAACAGTTCGACAATTATCTCCCATGATGTGATTTCCTGTTTGAAACCACCGACAGCATTTGAGAAGTTAGTAGCTAACTTGGGTTTGCGTGGTTGTCAAAAAGACCATTATCACTTTAGTGCAGCAATCAACGGGATTTTTTGGTACGATCCGGCATTGTATTCAGCGATTTATCAAGTCTTGCGATCGCCTATTTTTAGCATGAACGATATTGAAGCAAAAGAAATGATGCGTCTTAGCTTCACCCAAGAATCAGAAGGACTACATCGCAGCTATCAAACCCACACCGAAGCGATAGAATCTTATAAAATTTATCTCGATAAACTCAACTA
- a CDS encoding ferritin-like domain-containing protein: MNIQHKTAGFDLPHLQKQDKLHRLLSSTLLKKGGDGENKETNSPCSLPPAPCPYWDATHFNLHNVKIFTDATANEQAEILQLCSCGLLEESYFIEKAGMGYMAKMVLLAETTEERMLYALFCGDEASHFAQISQFLPTPEPVGNNFFLRFLGDLIESEDKTVLLFVLQVVLEGWGLSHYRSLAKDCINADLSLMLHSFLQDESRHHATGVTLFDRIDVTQSSQQTIIETLASFLQMVQVGPQSVVTAIEKVKGDLSRQQKVKIFAQLDTETHSGSRLKLLRSLMSHSHAEIILQQLQEQKSFHPFPPHKCV, translated from the coding sequence ATGAATATTCAACACAAAACCGCTGGATTCGACCTACCCCACCTGCAAAAGCAAGACAAACTGCATCGCTTATTGTCCTCAACCCTTCTAAAGAAAGGAGGAGATGGGGAAAATAAAGAGACAAACTCCCCCTGCTCCCTGCCTCCTGCCCCCTGCCCTTACTGGGACGCCACCCACTTCAACTTACATAATGTAAAAATCTTTACCGATGCAACTGCAAACGAGCAAGCTGAGATTTTACAACTTTGTAGCTGCGGACTGCTAGAAGAATCCTACTTCATCGAGAAAGCGGGTATGGGTTACATGGCAAAAATGGTGCTGTTAGCGGAAACGACAGAAGAAAGAATGCTTTACGCTCTTTTTTGTGGTGATGAAGCTAGCCACTTTGCCCAAATTAGCCAATTTCTGCCAACTCCCGAACCTGTAGGAAATAACTTTTTCCTACGCTTTTTAGGAGATTTGATAGAAAGTGAAGATAAAACCGTGCTGCTGTTCGTCCTACAAGTAGTGCTTGAGGGTTGGGGTTTAAGCCATTATCGCAGTCTCGCTAAAGACTGTATAAATGCAGATTTAAGTTTAATGTTACATTCGTTTTTGCAAGACGAAAGCCGTCACCACGCTACAGGAGTAACGCTATTTGACCGAATAGATGTTACCCAATCAAGCCAACAGACGATAATCGAGACACTTGCATCATTTTTGCAGATGGTGCAAGTCGGACCTCAAAGCGTCGTAACTGCAATTGAGAAAGTCAAAGGTGATTTATCACGTCAACAGAAAGTAAAGATTTTTGCTCAATTGGATACAGAAACTCACAGTGGTAGTCGTTTGAAATTGTTGCGATCGCTTATGAGTCACTCCCATGCAGAAATCATACTTCAACAACTGCAAGAGCAAAAATCATTTCACCCTTTCCCACCCCACAAATGTGTATAA
- a CDS encoding aromatic ring-hydroxylating dioxygenase subunit alpha, with the protein MNINSQIFSARSQKKTFNNPQRFIEGWYWVLPSRNLRKGEVKAVTVLGRELVIYRGQDKRVITFDAYCPHMGAHLAEGKVEGNELRCFFHNWKFDADGICVDIPCLEEPLPMKLKSWHTAEKYGMIWVWTGETPHQPLPFVPELEDEECYSALGSRFIKNCHPNVVMINAIDAQHFNTVHNLPLEIVFEKDELNENAITFSNTTRGGEDSFFIKLIRPFYKNVVTYSMCYWYGSTGTVTVGPDFLHFHIMFTLRMTEQGKTEGQTLFITKKRKGIFGWLFNSVVLSLTKMVGNYFAKGDTKIFQTIKFDMRTPIKADQSIMQFINHVERQKALNWGTWLDARSRDIESSDRSKWRDEMTSD; encoded by the coding sequence ATGAATATCAACTCGCAGATTTTTAGCGCAAGAAGCCAAAAAAAGACTTTCAATAACCCACAGCGCTTTATCGAGGGGTGGTATTGGGTATTACCCTCGCGCAATTTAAGGAAAGGTGAGGTAAAAGCTGTTACTGTTCTCGGTCGCGAACTAGTTATTTACCGAGGTCAAGACAAAAGAGTAATTACCTTTGACGCTTACTGTCCGCATATGGGTGCCCATTTAGCGGAAGGTAAAGTTGAGGGTAATGAATTGCGCTGTTTTTTCCACAACTGGAAGTTTGATGCTGATGGGATTTGTGTTGATATTCCCTGTTTAGAAGAACCGCTGCCGATGAAGTTGAAATCTTGGCACACGGCAGAGAAATACGGGATGATTTGGGTTTGGACTGGGGAAACTCCACACCAACCGTTACCTTTTGTCCCGGAGTTGGAAGACGAAGAATGTTACAGCGCTTTAGGTTCTCGGTTCATCAAAAATTGTCATCCCAACGTGGTGATGATTAATGCAATTGACGCTCAACACTTCAATACAGTTCACAATTTGCCATTAGAAATTGTCTTTGAGAAAGACGAACTGAATGAAAATGCAATTACCTTTAGTAATACTACACGCGGGGGTGAAGATTCGTTTTTTATCAAGTTGATTCGTCCTTTCTACAAAAACGTCGTTACTTACAGCATGTGTTATTGGTACGGTAGCACCGGTACAGTTACAGTTGGACCCGACTTTTTGCACTTCCACATCATGTTTACCCTGCGGATGACGGAACAAGGAAAAACGGAAGGTCAAACTTTGTTCATTACGAAAAAACGTAAAGGTATTTTCGGTTGGTTATTTAACTCAGTTGTGTTATCACTTACGAAGATGGTGGGTAACTACTTTGCTAAAGGTGATACGAAGATTTTCCAAACAATTAAGTTTGACATGAGAACCCCGATTAAAGCAGATCAATCCATTATGCAGTTTATCAATCATGTGGAAAGACAGAAAGCCCTCAATTGGGGAACTTGGCTAGATGCGCGATCGCGTGACATAGAAAGTAGCGATCGCTCAAAATGGCGAGACGAAATGACTAGCGATTAA